The region CAGCTTGAGCACACTGACAAAGGGCCCACAAGAGGAGGCGCATACTATCCCACTAGTGCATGTTCTGCAGCTAGATTGTATCCGTACTGCAGTGCCAACCTACCATCATCTTCTGcatcatctttttggttgaatggaggtgacagggaacatgagacacagttccaactgtcctgtgtcctgatcacttctcccagctgctaggcaataagaacaacataggaaatcccatcatgctttacgCAGCATcatgggaaaaatgcccaggcagttttctttgatggggggaagcttagcttctgtgcagctaaaataaGGCTTAggtgagaaaaacaaagttctgatgctgtgaaattgttaaagaaacaccaattcttttcagtgctgctgagtagatttttaggctggaggttcactttaatgaaacaTCTATGCCTTTtattgagttctggttcaccatgagcttgctggttagtctgtacctctcggtgttacaagccaaactctatagagccaaattaatccatgccatgcactgatgaggatcaaacaatctgaaacagtctgtatgcatgttggattattatggctctacaaactaacaagctgacacatcattacattccagcggttctggaggtgtgtttagcttctaagggtaacaatggttaatttgcatatattcagcagtgatgccctggaagacatctcaagctcactccaacctgatttattgcaaattctgttttaagaaagcaaacttttgttcttACTGTAGAGAAATATATTACAGATAATGGTCAGATCTATGAAATAGGCAATTTTCACAtattgggctttattcactaaaaaGATGGTTTTACAGATACCAACATCAGCCAAGTGTATATTGTGCATGCATGAACCCTAATAGTAACAGTGTCCTAAGTATGATGTGTGCAGAATACACCAACACCTTCATCACTGGTGGAACCAACCCAAAACAACCTCCTTCACAGTAATTTTATTAGTTTAGCACAGGTACACTTAAAAATCAACAAAAGTACTTCCTGAGTGATGCAGCCTCTCTTTCCATCTCTTCTTCCGATCTCCACTTGTCTGGGGAATTCTGTGAACCTCGGTCATGTTTTTCCAAGACTTCATATATTTTATCATTCTGTTTAAAGTCTCCAGCTTTTCTTGGCAGAATATGAACATGGACATGGCTGACAGTTTGTCCAGCGTCTGGGCCATCTTGAATTGAGATGGTTAAAGATGTGCCACCAAAGTGGGTCTCCACTACATTGGAGACTCTTTGCACACAGCTAAAAAGGTCACTTACTTCTTCAGGTATTAGATCTCTAAAGCGCTCTGCAGGCCGCAAAGGACATACCAGTACGTGACCTGGTACCACTGGCTTCCTATTCACAAAGGCAAAGGACAAGTCTGTCTTTAAGAAGCTAACAGAGGGCTTAATAAGATTTTTACCAAACTGCAGAGACATCGCTATGGGTGTCAGGTGTGTTTATAATATATTTTAAGGTTGTATTTAATTAGGACTACTGTTTGATGCTAGAACAATTATCTTTCCGCACATCAAGATCTTAACAACAAATCTATGTCCAGTCAATGTTGGCAGACAGAAAATTAGCTTCAGAAATCCAATAGTAGTACAAGCTGTAAAGGAAAAATATTTTGGTTAGTATAAAtatttgcacagaaaaaaaacccacaacaacCACATAATTACTTTCTGAAAATCGATTTATTGTAGACTCAAGTCAGGGATGGACTGGTGAACCAGGCAAGTGTGCTGAAACCTTATATCTTTTTGGGAACTCTGGTATTGAAAGAAAGATAACTTAGTGCcttgcaggggcgttgctaggatcctaggaTATCCTGGGCACTAGGGAGTAAGAACTTCTGAAACTGGTGAAAAATGggtgtagccaggcatatagtgGGTGTGGTAATAGGTAGGACCAAATTACATAAAATTAACAGTGGTGTAATCTAATGATAATGGGTCAGACAAAAAAATATAGGGCAGAGAAGACTGCGAGATgggagggagaaagagagggcAGAAAAGGAGAGAggattagactatggcaggattagatagtTAACTCCTGATGACAGTCAGGGTCCTCAgggacatcactatgtactctgtaatgtgctgcagaagaggtcagtgctatataaatacatagaaaTAATAGGGTAGGACTTTACTctgtgactgtggtagggattatattgtgagctcccctgaggacaagtgatgtgactatgtactctgtaaggtgcgtgtatatagtgtgtatattttagagtgtgtgtatgagagagagagaacaaaTGATGGAAACTGTGGGAGAGAGTTGCATGGAAATGAGAGAAATGTGGGAAAGACAAGTGGGGGGACATAAGAAAGATGAGAAGGGAGAGATTAACCAAGACAGACAGCATGGGGGAGAGGAAAaattgcagggagatctcaccaggaCTGCTGGCTTCCTATGGCATGCATTTGGGAGAGAGGAGATAGCAGGGGAAGAGACACACACTGTAGAATAAGACAAGATAAGAAGACTTGCAGGCAATCAAGCTTATCTGAATTGTCCCACCTTACAGATGGAGCGCTGCACAGGTCCTGCCTCTCCCTTCTACCCAGAGGAGCTCCCAAGCTGCAGCAGTTTTGTCTCCACTCACCCTGCAGCAGATTCACTCACTTCTGGCTGGGTGAGTTCACATGCTGGTGCAGTGCAGGCCAGGCTGTAAGGAACCCTTCAAAATTACCGCAGTCTACCCGGAAGGAAAGAGGGTGTGGCAGCAGGAAGTAGAATAGAGCTGTGAGCACTGAACAGCTTGCGTGTATAGATGGCGCTGGCTGCCTCGCTGATTCTCGGTCAAGTTCACCACCGCAGCGCAGCCTTTACTGATGAGGGACACGGACTGGCCactcccccaaacccaccccgggGCCAGTCCACGCCTGCGTAAATACACTATAGCGCTGCCGGTGTTTTGGCACTTTGGGGAGTGGAGATTCGTGGCAGCAATAGGTCCCGGTGAGTACCCTGGTTCTACCCCCCCTAGCGACGCCACTGGACTGCCTTGAACTGCTCTTACGGTCTTGAAGTTACTGTATGTCTTTCCTGAGCTGCATTCTCCATAACAGAAAATTTCAAAGGCAATATCTACGGTCTATGCTTAAAGTACAGTGCCTTAAAAAGATACTCTGAGTGTTTTATTAGGGATTTTTTGTAATATTCATGTaagtatctaatcaaccaatcacgtgACAGCAGTAAAATCCATAATATGTAGATACAAAAGCAAAGTACTTCTTTTATGATGAGTAAACTTTAACGCAATGATCTATCTCCTACCTTCACTGATCAGCAGCAGTGACTCACCCACTCCCCCATAAGTCTTTAGAGCTCTGACACCCCCCCCAACCGGCAAAAATCGCAGTGGCATTTGTTTTTTACAGTGTTCCAAAGCTCTGTTGCTGAGGAGCGTCGGCTCACTTGCCACTGAAGGGGGAAGGAGTTTCGGAGCTCTGTGATTTACAGGCGGCAGGTGAGTTACTGCTGCTTACACCCACTGATCTGTGCAGGGGAAGATAGAGCTTTGCATCAAGGTGTTTACAGTACATGTtagaatataaaatatttaaaagggGAGCTTaggtgacatgtgtatgtacagtgccaaacacacaaaaatatggtattctgtttttttttttttttttttgcctgaagaGATTTTATATTCAGCTaaggaactgacagtttttctccagttgggACCCAATAGGACTTAAAGCCTCATTCAAAGCTGTAAGGAATTAcagctttcctggcagagaactggcgcTTCTGTGagtaggggatagataaaaaaaggtcaatagttcatatgttAGCATTCCCAGGATAAGGGACAGACTGTTCCATTGAGCTGAAACAAAACAAATCTACTTTCTTCTCTTAATaatatcttttcagcactttgtaattgaaaaagtgccaaaaagtaggcaaaaactAGTATCAAGAGTATTTTAagaatttccttgcttgctggtggcttaaagcagtgtttctcaacattttattggtatttaCCCCTTTAAAAACCCTGAATTCACCACGTACCCCatagcatagtaaacatcacaagtatcccttgacaaatatatatttaaaatcgtagtacatgataattggtttctAACAATTTCTAAGCATTTACGATTGCTTTTAGTTAgctaaatactaatttggtgtttaaataagatttatcattttctaaaactcaatctgttattcttggttaagtagatcaagcccgagtaccccctggaactatCAAAAGTAcccccctggggtatgcgtattgcatgttgagaacctaggacttaaccacttgccgaccgcgcactcataacgcgcgtcggcaaagtggtagctgcaggaccagcgatgcacatctgcgtcgccggctgcaggctaattaatcaggaaacagccgctcacgcgagcggctgcttcctgtcaattgacggcagggggctccgtgaatatcctgcgggccgccgatcacggctcgcaggctaaatgtaaacacaaacggaaataatccgctttgtttacatttgtacaacactgctaacagtagcagtgttgtactagatcagcgatccccggccaatcagcggccgggaatcgctgtcacatgacaggcaggagcctgttagaggctgcacaagacagatcagttcctgtgcagcctccgatctgcgggacagggagggaggagagggggaatcttacggtggagggggctttgaggtgcccccccgccagccacacacaggcaggagcgatcagacttccccccccagcacatcatccccctagtggggaaaaaaggggggcgatctggtcgctctgcctgtttgatctgtgctgggggctgtagagcccacccagcacagatcttgtaaatgagcactggtccttaagggggggggggggggagtaaaggctgggtcctcaagtggttaaaggaccacagtcatgcaaatcttaacatttaaaatatatttaaacacatacaaataagaagcatgtttcttccagagtgaaatgagccataaattacttttctcctatgttgcggtcacttatagtaagtagtagaaatctgacagaaccaacaagttttgggctagtccatctcttcatgggggattctcagcatgacctttataatTTAAAGAAACTTAGAAGAAAGGTCAGCACCAGACACTCGCACCATCAGAAACCACACTTCAGATGTCCCAAGGATGCGCTCTTGCTGAACAGATCCAATCAGTATAGCAGATAGACAATAGGCTAGGCTTCAATCCAAGCAATTCGGGTTTTAATTCAGCTTCAGCGTACAAGGCATACCATAAGATGGGGGTACAAACACAGCAGCCTTGCCATTTCGCGGACCCTATACCTGTAATATAATAAGATTAGTAAAGGGTGGGTTACGGTAGCCGTCCTGAAGGACTTGTCGAAACCCTACTACTGGTACGTAGCGGAGTTCTTCTCTCAGGAGGAAGCCATCCTGAAGGACGATGAAAGATCAGCGAGAAATctaaccttagggagggatcaAAGCTTGAAGCACTTTGCGACCGAATATTTGAT is a window of Hyperolius riggenbachi isolate aHypRig1 chromosome 6, aHypRig1.pri, whole genome shotgun sequence DNA encoding:
- the FHIT gene encoding bis(5'-adenosyl)-triphosphatase; amino-acid sequence: MSLQFGKNLIKPSVSFLKTDLSFAFVNRKPVVPGHVLVCPLRPAERFRDLIPEEVSDLFSCVQRVSNVVETHFGGTSLTISIQDGPDAGQTVSHVHVHILPRKAGDFKQNDKIYEVLEKHDRGSQNSPDKWRSEEEMEREAASLRKYFC